The nucleotide sequence CACGCAAAAGGTAGGAATTGAAGAGACAGACATATCGTACGTGTTAACCGTCCCCGCTATCTGGGATGACAGTGCCAAGAGGTTCATGAGGGATGCAGCAGTTGCAGTAAGTCATTCATATTCCTTTTGCGTTGATGTATGCCCTTAAAATATCGCTGTGATTTATTGCAGTTTTTTAAGAACTTAAACATATGCATATTGGTTTTGTGGAAACATAAAGAGGGAAGTTCAATATAAAGTTTGTTGTCAAAACATgagattttaatttattttcttcaaaatcacCTATACTTCTGGCGTTGATATTAGTTAAACTTTACTATATCTTTATCACAACTGTATATATACTTTGTGAAGGCTGAAATCGACCCCGGTCGCCTCAAGTTGGCCTTGGAGCCGGAATGTGCCTCGATCTGGTGTGAAACATTGGGTACGGACGTCAAGGGCGCTGTAGCAATTGCAGGGTCACAGTATATGGTCGTCGATCTTGGAGGTTAGAATTACGTTAAGCATTTTAGAGTCAGGCTACACGTAATAGGTGTGATACTCTCGAAGTATATAGAGTATTGGATTACATCTCACGAATAAGTAATTTCGACGAAACATGCTCTATTAGAAAACGATAACTAGTAAAAATAACTAGTTAAAATGACAAGCAAAAATAACaagtaataaaaacaattcaaatgacaagtaataatacaaattatgtgttttgtaacatttgaaaattaGCATTTCTGTGTCAAATAATCATGACAAGTGGATTTGGGCCCGTGTTTTAGTCgaactttttgttatttttacaattaacacGTTTACGCGATTAACTGCAGGAGGAACAGCAGATATATCCGTACACGAGAGAAAATCAGACGGAACATTAAAGGAAATCCACAAAGCCAGCGGTGGTCCTTGGGGAGGTATCTTTGTGgatgaaaattatatgaaaatgttgCGTCAGTTGTACGGGGAACAGGCTTTGAATGATCTGCGAAAGACGGAAATGggtgattattttgatatcactCGTGATTTCGAGCACAAGAAACGATCATTTGATACCAAAAACACAAATCATGTTGTTGTTCGTTTGTCTCTTTCATTACGTGAGCTTGCtgataaacatttcaaacaatctCTAGAGGAGAGAATTGCGGATTTGGACATTCCGGAAAATTCTATAAAGCCAATAAGCAGGGACAAGCTTAAAATCGTTGGCACAGTGATCCAATCATGGTTCAAAGGTCCAATCGATCTACTGATCCAGCATATAAACTCACTCTTAGCAGAAGCAAAGATGGAACGCGTGCAAACTGTTATTCTGGTGGGCGGATTCGGTGAAAGTCCTTACGTTCAGGAGAGAATGAGGAATGAAATAGCTGGCGTGAGACTGATCGTCCCTTCAGACGCAGGGCTCGCCGTGTTAAAAGGTGCCGTGAGGTTTGGACACGACCCCGCCATTGTCTCTTCCAGGATTATGAGGTTCACGTATGGGACAAGTGTGTTTAAAGACTTTGATGAAAAGAAGCACTCAGATGAGATGAAGGTTTGGAACAATGGAAAGTGGGTGTTGGATAAATGTTTCAAGGTGTACGTGCGGGTGAATGAGGAGGTGAGAGTGGATCAACAGGTGACCATGGAGAGCTATCCTACCAGTAAACTAACCCTCACACCCGTGTACAGAGCGACGCATGGAAACCCCGAGTACACAACAGACCCTGGATGTGAACTGCTAGGGACTGTTAAGCTTGTAAACACCACCGATATTCCATTCTATCAACAGCATATGGAAACTACGTTTATGTTCGGGCATACAGAACTTCTCGTCAAAACGAAAAACACGACCACTGGAAAAGAAGCCTTCATGACATTTAAGTGCTTCATATAAAACgacttactttttttatttacgtGCAAACTCTTAGAGCAcagaaacacaaaacaatgcaaCTGACCTAAAAGAGCTTGCAAATGCGTTAATTTTGAGAGGAATGGAAGTTTGAATATAAATCTGCTTATCTTGAAAGACATGGAATTTTGCTTATAAATGCGTTCATCTTGAGAgcaatgaattttaattaaggattaaaattcgacatgttgcattttattggggtatggtatgcaatggggctgttcaaaatgggtggagtccgaagaattttaatacttatatttacattcatttaaatctacatttctactaaaataaattgattattcaagagcattttctcttttctttctctcgttgttctcagcggtgggtaaattagaacagctatcgtaacctaattttatacgacaatgaatgcacagataaaatagttccttatttatatgtttagttTCTATCTTTTtaaggtcaagaatattataaatacgtattattgcatacaatgtgtgttCAGGAAATTCACGTACCGTTAATGCCcggtttttttgttttacatatgcgctttcagggcccgcatcataacaatgaaggctgagcgacctggtttctgaccgaaagttggtcaacgctgcaaacttttgcacaaaacatattttagaatatataatatagctgcatacaaataccaaaacatgaaataaaccacatataacttacatattttctgctgagttgtcttttcctggcaagctgatgtgtttaccaaatagttttttctgcagttgttttgactattaaaagtaCTAAATcatgtctaaaacgactaactcctccgaactttagttatgtctgtcgattttattcagaacatacgacttttatggacatgattccattacgtcgtatgcaataaacaaagaaatttcaaatattttttctctgatgctgaagatgctgtacattttatcaagaacatgtttacaaacttttcaggcttaaattagttatcaaaacaaataatgg is from Mya arenaria isolate MELC-2E11 chromosome 9, ASM2691426v1 and encodes:
- the LOC128245769 gene encoding heat shock 70 kDa protein 12A-like translates to MKSNAKSKTLLVAAFDFGTTYSGYAYSFQDDPNKIQTNQNWYAGGGASRLVSLKTPTSVLLNPDGEFDKFGFEAEDKYAILAEEDKHHSWRLFRRFKMVLHNNKHLTKDVTVEDVCGERMKAFPLFVMSIKNLREHLLKAVTTQKVGIEETDISYVLTVPAIWDDSAKRFMRDAAVAAEIDPGRLKLALEPECASIWCETLGTDVKGAVAIAGSQYMVVDLGGGTADISVHERKSDGTLKEIHKASGGPWGGIFVDENYMKMLRQLYGEQALNDLRKTEMGDYFDITRDFEHKKRSFDTKNTNHVVVRLSLSLRELADKHFKQSLEERIADLDIPENSIKPISRDKLKIVGTVIQSWFKGPIDLLIQHINSLLAEAKMERVQTVILVGGFGESPYVQERMRNEIAGVRLIVPSDAGLAVLKGAVRFGHDPAIVSSRIMRFTYGTSVFKDFDEKKHSDEMKVWNNGKWVLDKCFKVYVRVNEEVRVDQQVTMESYPTSKLTLTPVYRATHGNPEYTTDPGCELLGTVKLVNTTDIPFYQQHMETTFMFGHTELLVKTKNTTTGKEAFMTFKCFI